Genomic segment of Rhodocaloribacter litoris:
CAGCTCTTCGTCCAGCGTGATCGAGCCCTCGTAGTAAAGATCCGCCTCCGTCACCCGGAGCCGGTGCAGCTTGGCCCGAAACATGGTGAGGGTCATGTCCTTCGCGGTTGGTCGAAACGGGTAGCGCTTTCAGCCGGGCGGCACGCGGATGAACGCATTGTCGATGAGGCGCGTGTTGCCGAAGAAGACCGCGACGGCGGCCAGGGCTTCCCGGCCCGGCTGCAGGAGGTCGACCGGCTGCAGCGTCTCGGCATCGACGACCTCGGCATACTGCACCCGGGCCAGCGGGGCTTCGGCCAGCGCGCGGCGCATCGCTTCAACAAGCAGGGTCACCCGCTGTTCCCCCGCCCCGGCCAGGCGCCGGGCCTCCTCCACGGCCCTCGAGAGCACCACCGCCTGCGCCCGCTCTTCCGGCGTCAGATAGACGTTCCGGGAGGAAAGCGCCAGCCCGTCCGGCTCCCGCACCGTCGGTACCCCCACCATCTCCACGTCGAAGTTGAGGTCGTGCACCATCCGGCGCAGGATCAGGAACTGCTGTGCATCCTTGAGCCCGAAAACGGCCACGTGCGGCTTGCAGGCCAGAAACAGCTTGGCGACCACCGTGGCAACCCCGCGAAAATGCCCGGGCCGGAAACGCCCGCACAGATGCTCGTCCAGCCCCTGCACGACGACCCACGTCCGGTGCGCCGCCTGCCCGCCCGGGTACATCGCCCGTTCATCCGGCGCGAAAACGACTTCCACCCCCCCCAGCGCCTCCAGCTTCTCCAGATCGGCTTCCAGCGTGCGCGGATAGCGGTCAAAATCCTCCCCCGGAGCAAACTGGGTGGGGTTGACGAAGATGGAAACCGTCAGGTGATCGGCATGGTGACGGGCTTCCCGGACGAGGGCCAGGTGGGCTTCGTGCAACGCACCCATCGTGGGCACAAGCGCCAGACGACGCCCCGCCCGCCGCGCCCCGTCCGCCTCGGCCTGCATGGCCTCCACCGTGCGAATGAGCTTCATGACCCGCCTGGCTTGCCTCCCGTTGCGACGCTCCGAAAAAAAAACCTTCATAACTGATGTTACGCAGTAGGCGACGAAGCCGTCACGTTGCTTCCCCTTCGCTTCGTGGCGGGCCCCTCGACCAGGGAGAGGGCGACCCCCATCCCCCCTTCGGGGACCTTCCCCCTGCAGGGCCGCCGGGGGCGGCCAGGGGGAAGGGCTTGGGCCGAGACGATGCGGCCATGCAGCCCCTCCCCATGCAAAGGAGGTGTCGCGAAGCGACGGAGGGGTAGTCCTGCTATCCCACAGGTCTCCACTGCGTAACATCAGTTCATAATATACGGGCAACACCCCGTTCAAACCCGGCACAGCACGCGGCCGGACGTTTTCCCCCGGTCTTGCAGGTATTTTCTCAGATTTTTTTTATCGAACGGGTGCGCTTCCGGAAAGGTGGAATTATATACCGGAAGGTGTTGCGGCCATCGCCGGGGGAGCCCCGGGGAACGGACCCCAACGGGCGTGTGACCCGTCCGATCGGCGTGCACACACCGCGCTTCCATCCCTCGCCCCGGCCGCTATCGCTCTAAGCACCCCTTTGCTCCGACCACGGCAACGCCCACGCGAAAGAGGTTTTCCCATGTCCAGCCATCGCATAGAAAAGGATTCGCTCGGTGAGGTACAGGTACCCGCCGAGGCGCTCTACGGCGCACAGACGCAGCGCGCGCTCGAAAACTTTCCCATCAGCGGCCTTCGCTTTCCCCGCCGCTTCATCGAAGCCCTGGGCCTGATCAAGCAGGCGGCCGCCGTCGCCAACCGCGATCTGGGCCTGCTCGACCCGGAGAAGGCCGAGGCCATCATCGCCGCCGCCCGGCAGGTCGTCGACGGTGAGGTGGACGACCAGTTCGTGCTGGACATCTTCCAGACCGGCAGCGGCACCTCGACGAACATGAACGCCAACGAGGTCATCGCCAACCTGGCCACCGAGCACCTGGGCGGCCGGCGCGGCTCGAAGCTCGTGCACCCGAACGACGACGTCAACATGTCGCAGTCGTCGAACGACGTGATCCCGACGGCGATGCACATCGCGGCCCGCATGGCCCTCGAAGCGGAGCTGATCCCGGCCCTGCAGCGGCTGCTGGCGGCCCTCGAAGCCAAGGCCGA
This window contains:
- the panC gene encoding pantoate--beta-alanine ligase → MKLIRTVEAMQAEADGARRAGRRLALVPTMGALHEAHLALVREARHHADHLTVSIFVNPTQFAPGEDFDRYPRTLEADLEKLEALGGVEVVFAPDERAMYPGGQAAHRTWVVVQGLDEHLCGRFRPGHFRGVATVVAKLFLACKPHVAVFGLKDAQQFLILRRMVHDLNFDVEMVGVPTVREPDGLALSSRNVYLTPEERAQAVVLSRAVEEARRLAGAGEQRVTLLVEAMRRALAEAPLARVQYAEVVDAETLQPVDLLQPGREALAAVAVFFGNTRLIDNAFIRVPPG